The genome window AATACGTTGTTCCGTTCAGGGCCGCAATAAATTGTCGGCGCAGGGAGTATAAAACCAGCGCTTGCGTGTTAGAAGTCCGAGTGAGCGTATCAAGTTGATTGAATCGAAAGGTGAATGAGCTGGCTACACCGATGGACCAATCGGTCTCGATCGATCGGGCCACTAATGGTAAAATTAAGGTATGACGCGTTTTTGGGTCTTTGGTTACCAGAGACTGTATAGGTAAATTAAGGCTGTCTGACTGAGCGCAAACGGTGCTTGTTGGAGCGCTTAATAGGCTGATTAACAAGGCAATCAGTAGCCTGCCATTGAATGAAGACACAATAATTGAACGAACTGTTAATTAAAGTCAGATTAATTAAATGCTGGCAAAGTAATCTGAAAATTGTAAATTTAGTAGATTTGGGGATTAATAAACCATTATGGTTATTCCTGCCCGACAGGATATAGCCACCGGTTGGCACCTAAAGCGGAGACCCCGAGTTGTAAACCACCGATATGAGCAAAATCGATTTACCGCCCTTTACGCTGGGCGAAACCATTACCCCAGAGCAACGTCAGTTTTTTAACAAAAACGGCGTAATTGTTTTTCGTAATTTTATTCATCCCGAAACGGTCAAATTATTCATTAGTGAAGTTGAGCGCATCGAGAAGTTATGGCTGGACGAAGGCCGTGACAAGGTCAACGGAGTGCCGTTGAAGTTTGGTCAAGACGAAGCCGGCAATCCGATGATACAGCGGATGTGCTTTCTGTCGCAGCACAGCAATGCCCTGCATGAGTTTTTGCAGGACCCCCGCCTGCAGGCGGCTGTCGATCTGCTTCAGCCTTACGAAGGGCGTATTGCCGAAATTGAAAAAGACGGCCTTATTCTAAATCACTACATTCGTAACGCCAACAGTAAGTTTTCGCAGATGGGCTGGCACACTGATAGCCCCCGCGACATTTTTCTGGGCCAGCGTATCATGCCGATGCTGAACGTGGGTATTCACCTGAATCCTACGCCGTACGAAAATGGTGGCTTGCGTGTCATTCCCGGAACGCACAAACAAGGCTTGTTCAAAATGCTGTTCCGCAAGCGGTACTTCGTCGATAACGACCCCGATAAACACGAAATCGGATTCGATATTAATGCCGGCGACCTCAGCGTTCATGATGGCCGTCTTTGGCACCGGGCGCAGCAATCACCGCACACGGGTGAAGCCAGCCGTCGTCGCGTGATGTATGTACCGGTCGTAACCGGCAAGTACATGCCCAAGAATGAAAACAGCAAGACGCCGTTTTACCACCGGTTCATCTCGAAAGTAAACATCTAAGGTTTATCAGAACGGGGTCGCGATTCACAGTGTCACTGGCGAATCGCGACCCCGTTTTGGTAAGTGACCATTTCATGTATGGCCTACGCCCTCATTACGGGAGCCAGTAAAGGGATCGGGTTAGCGATTGCCGAAGAGCTGGCCCGCCGGAAGTTTGATCTGCTGTTGGTAGCCCGTTCAGAAGCACTGTTGACGGAGGTTGCCCAACGACTGGCCACTACCTATGGCGTAAAGACCGACGCTCTGTCCGTCGATCTGGCCCAGGTTGGCGCTGCCCAACGCGTCTTTGACTGGTGCCAGTCCAGAAACTATACCGTTTGTTTCCTGGTCAATAACGCAGGCTACGGGCTAAGTGGTCCGTTTGAGAAGCGGCCCTTGGCCGAACACCTCGACATGATGCAGGTCAACATGACAACGCTTGTCGAACTGACCTACCTGTTCTTACCCCGGTTACGGCAATATGCCACCCCGGCCACCCCAGCCTATATCCTGAATATCGGTAGTTCAGCCGCTTATCAGGCTGTGCCGGGACTTAGTCTGTACTCGGCGTCAAAAGGATTCGTGCTCCAGTTCAGCCGGGGACTTAGACAGGAGCTGAAGCGTTCACTTGTTTCAGTCACCTGCGTTTGTCCGGGCTCAACCGATACCGCGTTCATCGACCGGGCGCAAGTTGGCGACAAGGGCCGGAAAGCGGCCGAACGGGTCAACATGACCCCGCAGGAAGTAGGTCGTCAGGCAGTTGAGGCCACGCTGTCCGGCAAGGCTGAAGTGGTGACGGGTGCCCTCAACAAACTGGGCAAACTGATGGCCTGGCTGCTACCCAAAGGGCTTGTCGAGCAAACCGCCGGCAGTATATACGACTAATTGATACGACAATAGGGGTGCCTTGACGGCTTACGTCCCGTACCGGTCAAGAATAAAAAAGGGTTACTATACGGATGCCATCACGACCTGATGAACGGCATTCGGGTAGTAACCCTTTTACAATAGGGCACTTTATTTGGCCTATAGCGGTTGTACCCGTATAACTTTCATTTAGACGTTGGCCGTTGGAAGCGGGACTATCGTATAGACCCCCTGACTCACCATCAAAAACATCCGGCATTCGACGTCAAGCCAACACATGCAATTTTCCGATTTATCATTGATTGACCCTATCCTGAAGGCCCTCGCCGAAGAAGGATATACGACACCTACACCCATTCAGGAGCAAGCTATACCCACCTTATTGAGTCGCCGTGATTTGCTGGGATGTGCCCAGACCGGCACTGGTAAAACGGCTGCGTTTGCCATCCCCATTCTGCAACTGCTCAACGAAGACCGGAGTAAAAACCCGACCGCTCCCCGGCGTATCAAAACGCTGGTATTGACCCCAACCCGCGAATTAGCCATTCAGATCGACGAAAGCTTTGCCTCGTATGGTCGCCATTTAAACCTGCGTCACACCGTTATTTTCGGGGGCGTATCGCAGCACTCGCAGGTAAACACGCTACGGGGTGGTATCGATATTCTGATCGCTACGCCTGGTCGTTTGCTCGATCTGATGAACCAGAACATCATCTCGCTTCGTGACGTACAATTCTTTGTCCTTGACGAAGCCGACCGGATGCTCGATATGGGCTTTATCCATGATGTTAAAAAAGTGATCGCTCGCTTGCCCGAACGTCGGCAGTCACTGTTTTTCTCGGCAACGATGCCGCCCGACGTGGCTAAACTGGCCGATACGATCCTGAATAAGCCCGCTAAAATTGAGGTTACGCCCGTGTCATCTACGGCTGACACGATCCAGCAGGCCGTCTATTTTGTTGGAAAAGAAGACAAGCGGAAGTTGCTTGTTCATATTCTGAACGACAAAGGCATTGAGTCGGCCCTCGTTTTTTCCCGTACCAAACACGGTGCCGATAAAGTTGCCAAAGACCTCCTGAAAGCCGGTATTCAGGCCGAAGCCATCCACGGTAATAAATCGCAAAATGCCCGTCAGCGGGCGCTGTCGAACTTCAAGAGCCGCCAGACGCGGGTGTTGGTGGCTACCGACATCGCAGCGCGGGGGATCGATGTGGACGAACTGTCGCACGTGATCAACTACGAACTACCGAACATTCCGGAAACCTATGTTCACCGGATTGGGCGGACAGGCCGGGCGGGTAACGACGGTATTGCGTTGTCCTTCTGCGACGATGAAGAAACTGAGTATCTGCGCGACATTCATAAACTGATTGGTAAACGCGTTCCGGTTATCGAAGATCATCCGTACGTACTCAACATATCGGCCGCTTCTGTTGCGCCCGCCCAACCCCGTCAGGGTGGTGGTAATCGCAGCGGGGGTCAGGGGCGCTCAAACGGCTCATCGAACAATGGATCGTTTCGGCGGGGTGCGACCAGTGGAAGCACTGGTACCAACACCGCTAACAGTCGGGGTGGAAATACCTCGAACCGGCGGTATGGCAACACCCGTTCTGATCGGACGTAGTCTGTACGCGTAGCTTTTTTGGCTAGCGACTCCAACGACGCCCACCACGAAGCACAGGCTCCGTGGTGGGCGTTTTTAATTTGTTCCCCTCGTCGCATCGTGACTCGATACCCAGTCGAGAGACGAAATGGCACCCGCCAGTGAGAGTTCGCCAGCGGCAATGACCCCGACTACGATCTCGGCGAATTTGTTTACCTTCCCGGTTCCGTAGCAATCCATTAGTTCCAGGCATTCGCGCTGTGTGGGCAGCCCGGTTCCGCCCCCAACGGTGCCGACAATGAGGGAAGGTAACGTGATCGACCCGTAAAAATCACCAGTCGACGTAACTTCAGAATAAGTGATCGCTGCCGATGATTCGGCTAGACACGCAACATCCTGGCCGGTGGCGATGAACAGCGCGGCCAGCCCGTTGACGGAATGAAGTCCGTTGTTGTTGGTGCCCGCCAGACGAGCGCCCACATCACCGATGCGCGCGTGACGGATAAGCTGTTCCGGTTCGACCTGCAACTCCCGGATGAGCAGCTCACGCGGAATACGCACTTCGGCGGTCACCCGCTTACCACGCGTACGCAGGATGTTCAGTTGCGACGGTTTCTTATCGGTGGCCATGTTCGATTCCAGAAAAAAATGGGCGATACTACCCGGCGCAGCAAGGCCGTATTCGTCCAGAATGTAATTACAGGCCGCCAGGGTCGCTTTACTGACCATGTTCTGTCCGGCTGCATCACCGGTTTCGAATCCGAACCGGAGAAAGGCCAGCTTGCCATTCAGGTATGAGTCGATGTAGCGAAGTTTGGCAAAGCGGGAGGTGGCTTCGGCTTCGGTCGCTAACTCACGCTGATGACTGTCAATCCACCGAACGAAATCACGCGCCTGCCGGGCATCGGTGAACTCGAAAACCGGAGCCCGCTGCATGGCGTCGTCCTGCACCGTACACAGAACTCCACCGCTCAGATTGATCAATTTAATCCCCCGGTTATAACTGGCAACGAGCGTTCCCTCCGTGGTGGCCAGCGGAATCAGAAAGTCGCCCTGTGCGTGTTCGCCATTGACGCGCAACGGACCGGCCAGACCGATTGGTACCTGCGCTACCCCCACAAAATGCTCGCATTTGCCCGCGACGACGGACGGGTTGAACGAGTTTTGAAAAAGATGCTCCGGCGTTGTCTGGGTGAAATCGTTCAGGAACTGGCGTCGTTTGGCGATCGCATCGGCACTGTAATCATCGATTGAATCGCGCGGAATGGCGGGCTGTGTTTGCGGAAGTACGGTTGAGGCATCGGGTTGCAGCTCATCCTCCACGATCAGCGTGATCGTGCCAAACGGCTGCGTGTGCAGCGTGATTTCAAGAGTGTGTTTACCCGGTGCCAGCGGCTGCGCCACGGCACTGACCTGTACTGACCGGCGCAGCGGAAACGCCAGTGGCTGCTGCGCCGAAATGGCCGATACGGCAATTGCTTCTCCGCCATCGGGCGTCAGCGTGAAAGCCTCGGCGGGATAATCGCGACCGTCGATGCGCGCGCGCTGTAAGCCCGTGAAGCGAGCGTCCGACAGCCGGTTCTTAAGTGAGAAGGCAAAGCCATCGGGCGTATTTCGAAGGCTGTTACGGGTGAATAGCTGCTTGAGCAGGACGTTGGGAATGAATCGGAACACGATGGTGACGGATAAACGATGATGGAGAACTAACCGGCGGACTGGCTACTGATCGTATGATACGGCTTTTTGCGGAAATCCGGTCTGTAATCTCCACAAGTCGATAAACTGTATCCTGCCGGATTGGTTTACTAAGCCTATGCCCAGCGTTTCCATCATCATTCCAACCCTTAATGAAGAACAGGCTTTGCCACGCACCCTGCGGTTGTTACAGCGCCTTCACCCCGAACCGCTCGAAATTATCATTGTCGACGGGGGCAGCACCGATCGGACCATCCAGTTCGCGGAAGCCACCAATCCCTGCTTTCGGGCCCTGCACATCGTCCGGGCTCCGCAGGAAGGGCGAGCGCACCAGATGAATACGGGAGCCGCCAAAGCATCTGGCGATATTCTCTGTTTCCTCCACGCGGATACCACTCTGCCCGACGATGCACTACGGGTGATCCGGCACGCGCTGGCTGATTCGGGAACGGTAGCGGGGGGCTTTATTTCGATTATGCGTGGACCCCATACGACCCGCTGGCTAACGTCGTTTCACAACTACATCAAGACCTATTACGCACCCCTGTTTTTTCGCCCATACCTCTTTTTTTTCAAAGGAGCACGGCTGCTCTTTGGCGATCAGGTGATCTTTTGCCGACGCGACCAGTTCATAAACGTGGGCGGCTACACCGATACGCTGTCGATCATGGAAGAAGCCGATCTGCTGCTGAAACTGATCCCGTTCGGGCGAATCCGGCAGGTGAATCGCATCGTTGAATCGTCGGATCGACGGGTGGCTAAACTGGGTTTCTGGAAAGCGAACGGTCTCTTTCTGATGATTGGCTTTCTGTGGGGTATCGGTTATTCGCCTGACCGGCTAAAACGATGGTTCAGCGACATCCGGTAACGTTGTGTTTTCGTGTAAATTTGTTGAGTTATTCCTATTCCTCCATGAAACGACTGCTCTTACCACTTGGTGCGCTGGCTCTGCTCACGTTCGGTTGGTCCCGTTTTCAACAGAACCCCGCCGACGATAAACCCAACGACAACACAAACTGGGGTGAATACCTGGGCGGCCCTGATCGCAACCACTACTCGGCGTTGAGCCAGATTACGCCCGATAATGTCAACACACTAAAAGTGGCCTGGACCTATGCCGCCCGTGATAGCGGTCAGATTCAGGCTAACCCAATCATTGTGGATGGGGTATTATATGGCGTCACGCCCACCGTTCAGGTGTTTGCCCTCGATGCGGCCACGGGTAAAGAAATCTGGAAAGTGGGCGATCCGCTCAAAGCGTGGCACAGTACCAGTCGGGGTGTCACCTACTGGCAGTCGGGCGATGAGTCGCGAATTCTGTACACGGTTGGCCCGTTACTCTACGCGATCGACGCAAAAAACGGGAAGCCGATCCTGAGCTTTGGTG of Spirosoma agri contains these proteins:
- a CDS encoding phytanoyl-CoA dioxygenase family protein; translation: MSKIDLPPFTLGETITPEQRQFFNKNGVIVFRNFIHPETVKLFISEVERIEKLWLDEGRDKVNGVPLKFGQDEAGNPMIQRMCFLSQHSNALHEFLQDPRLQAAVDLLQPYEGRIAEIEKDGLILNHYIRNANSKFSQMGWHTDSPRDIFLGQRIMPMLNVGIHLNPTPYENGGLRVIPGTHKQGLFKMLFRKRYFVDNDPDKHEIGFDINAGDLSVHDGRLWHRAQQSPHTGEASRRRVMYVPVVTGKYMPKNENSKTPFYHRFISKVNI
- a CDS encoding SDR family NAD(P)-dependent oxidoreductase, yielding MAYALITGASKGIGLAIAEELARRKFDLLLVARSEALLTEVAQRLATTYGVKTDALSVDLAQVGAAQRVFDWCQSRNYTVCFLVNNAGYGLSGPFEKRPLAEHLDMMQVNMTTLVELTYLFLPRLRQYATPATPAYILNIGSSAAYQAVPGLSLYSASKGFVLQFSRGLRQELKRSLVSVTCVCPGSTDTAFIDRAQVGDKGRKAAERVNMTPQEVGRQAVEATLSGKAEVVTGALNKLGKLMAWLLPKGLVEQTAGSIYD
- a CDS encoding DEAD/DEAH box helicase; this encodes MQFSDLSLIDPILKALAEEGYTTPTPIQEQAIPTLLSRRDLLGCAQTGTGKTAAFAIPILQLLNEDRSKNPTAPRRIKTLVLTPTRELAIQIDESFASYGRHLNLRHTVIFGGVSQHSQVNTLRGGIDILIATPGRLLDLMNQNIISLRDVQFFVLDEADRMLDMGFIHDVKKVIARLPERRQSLFFSATMPPDVAKLADTILNKPAKIEVTPVSSTADTIQQAVYFVGKEDKRKLLVHILNDKGIESALVFSRTKHGADKVAKDLLKAGIQAEAIHGNKSQNARQRALSNFKSRQTRVLVATDIAARGIDVDELSHVINYELPNIPETYVHRIGRTGRAGNDGIALSFCDDEETEYLRDIHKLIGKRVPVIEDHPYVLNISAASVAPAQPRQGGGNRSGGQGRSNGSSNNGSFRRGATSGSTGTNTANSRGGNTSNRRYGNTRSDRT
- a CDS encoding hydroxymethylglutaryl-CoA reductase, producing the protein MFRFIPNVLLKQLFTRNSLRNTPDGFAFSLKNRLSDARFTGLQRARIDGRDYPAEAFTLTPDGGEAIAVSAISAQQPLAFPLRRSVQVSAVAQPLAPGKHTLEITLHTQPFGTITLIVEDELQPDASTVLPQTQPAIPRDSIDDYSADAIAKRRQFLNDFTQTTPEHLFQNSFNPSVVAGKCEHFVGVAQVPIGLAGPLRVNGEHAQGDFLIPLATTEGTLVASYNRGIKLINLSGGVLCTVQDDAMQRAPVFEFTDARQARDFVRWIDSHQRELATEAEATSRFAKLRYIDSYLNGKLAFLRFGFETGDAAGQNMVSKATLAACNYILDEYGLAAPGSIAHFFLESNMATDKKPSQLNILRTRGKRVTAEVRIPRELLIRELQVEPEQLIRHARIGDVGARLAGTNNNGLHSVNGLAALFIATGQDVACLAESSAAITYSEVTSTGDFYGSITLPSLIVGTVGGGTGLPTQRECLELMDCYGTGKVNKFAEIVVGVIAAGELSLAGAISSLDWVSSHDATRGTN
- a CDS encoding TIGR04283 family arsenosugar biosynthesis glycosyltransferase, which gives rise to MPSVSIIIPTLNEEQALPRTLRLLQRLHPEPLEIIIVDGGSTDRTIQFAEATNPCFRALHIVRAPQEGRAHQMNTGAAKASGDILCFLHADTTLPDDALRVIRHALADSGTVAGGFISIMRGPHTTRWLTSFHNYIKTYYAPLFFRPYLFFFKGARLLFGDQVIFCRRDQFINVGGYTDTLSIMEEADLLLKLIPFGRIRQVNRIVESSDRRVAKLGFWKANGLFLMIGFLWGIGYSPDRLKRWFSDIR